TGCCGTCTTGCTGTGCTCCGCGAGCTTCCTCACTTCACCAGCCACTATGGAGAATCCCCGGCCGTATTCGCCCGCATGGGCAGCTTCAATCGCAGCATTCAGCCCTAGCAGGCCTGTCTGGTTCGAGATCTCGCTGATGAATTGGGTGATCTCCTTGGTCTCCCCTGTCTTGACCTTGACTTCCATGGCTGCCTTGTGCGATTGTTCCTGGACCTCGGCCATGTCCTGAGCCTGCTCGGTAACCGACACAATGCCGCGGACGATCTCATTAATCGCTGCCAGCAAGCCCTCCATCTGTACATTGACCTGCCGTACAATTTCCTCTTTGGTGACTTCGTGGGTAACATCCCGGATCGTACCGGCAACTCTCAGTGGGATGCCCTGCACATCGCGAACGGTTTCGCCGCCTGCATGGTACCAGCGGTACTCGCCATTTTTGGAGCGCAGCCGGTAGTTCACTTTATAATCCGTTTGCCCGGTGTAATCATTCAGATGATTGGCGAAGGCATCCAGCGTGGGCTGAAGATCCTCGGGGTGTAGCTGGTTGCTCCAGCTGCTTAACAGGTTCGGGAAATCATGCTCGCCTTCAAAACCAATTGTTCTGCGGAACTGCTCTGACCACCAGAACTCATTATCCGGGTTGACCGGATCGCCTGCTATAACCACCATATCCCAAGGGGCTTCAACCAAGGCGCGGTTCACCAGATCGTAGCGGACTACCAGGGCACTCAGCTCGTCCTGCTTGATTTTTTTGTCATGAATATCCAGCAAAGCTCCAGCTACCATAATAGGTGATCCGTCAGCGGAACGTATGGTTGTGCCCGTCGCCTGGAACCATTTGTACTCACCCGCTTTCGTCTTGAGCCGGTATCCGATATCGTACTTGATCGTGCCCGTCCGGTCCAGCATATGATCCGCGA
The window above is part of the Paenibacillus sp. FSL H8-0048 genome. Proteins encoded here:
- a CDS encoding methyl-accepting chemotaxis protein yields the protein MSILNKFKGITPAGAPPQTDPQLIGLLRNYVERAERNEEQADTYSAAVPDELQAMLTRLTSVIHKREDYYKVRLEMITEAIEISLWEMDVYEGDPVNPNNEFRWTDELRRMIGYTDEHDFPNVLESWSNCLHPEDKEGVLQLFADHMLDRTGTIKYDIGYRLKTKAGEYKWFQATGTTIRSADGSPIMVAGALLDIHDKKIKQDELSALVVRYDLVNRALVEAPWDMVVIAGDPVNPDNEFWWSEQFRRTIGFEGEHDFPNLLSSWSNQLHPEDLQPTLDAFANHLNDYTGQTDYKVNYRLRSKNGEYRWYHAGGETVRDVQGIPLRVAGTIRDVTHEVTKEEIVRQVNVQMEGLLAAINEIVRGIVSVTEQAQDMAEVQEQSHKAAMEVKVKTGETKEITQFISEISNQTGLLGLNAAIEAAHAGEYGRGFSIVAGEVRKLAEHSKTASGNIETTMQQMNDKVDDIITRINSMSSLTEAQAALTEEVNASIEDVSRMSEELLNILRTL